A stretch of Thermoanaerobaculum aquaticum DNA encodes these proteins:
- a CDS encoding ArsR/SmtB family transcription factor yields the protein MDERLFLQVAKAIADPRRLAILEAITRAGEITCGELARLFPIGQSTVSHHVGILERAQLVNVRRQGQYAIFSARPETLKMFLERLNSRLLDVAQTTAQNGPKEGGP from the coding sequence ATGGACGAGCGGCTCTTCCTCCAGGTGGCCAAGGCCATCGCCGACCCGCGGCGGTTGGCGATCCTCGAAGCCATCACCCGTGCCGGGGAAATCACCTGCGGCGAGCTCGCTCGCCTTTTCCCCATCGGGCAGTCCACGGTTTCGCACCACGTGGGCATCCTGGAGCGGGCCCAGCTTGTGAACGTACGGCGCCAGGGGCAATACGCGATTTTTTCAGCGCGCCCGGAAACACTCAAAATGTTTTTGGAAAGGCTTAACTCTCGGCTCTTGGATGTGGCTCAAACCACGGCCCAAAACGGGCCAAAGGAGGGAGGACCATGA
- a CDS encoding DoxX family protein, with protein sequence MMDTINRFSPPLGRLLLSLIFITSGINKILNFSGTAGYMESKGMPLVPLFLTAAIVLELAGGLSLLLGFKARVGALLLIVFLIPTTLIFHNFWALEGADRQMQMIHFMKNLAILGGLLVVFGLGPGPVSMDQKE encoded by the coding sequence ATGATGGACACGATCAACCGTTTTTCTCCACCCTTGGGCAGGCTTTTGTTGTCCCTCATCTTTATCACCTCGGGGATCAACAAAATCCTTAACTTTTCCGGCACCGCGGGCTACATGGAGAGTAAGGGCATGCCGCTGGTCCCGCTGTTCCTCACCGCCGCCATCGTCCTGGAGCTGGCTGGCGGGCTTTCGCTGCTTTTGGGGTTTAAAGCTCGCGTTGGCGCCTTGCTTTTAATTGTGTTCCTGATCCCCACGACCCTCATCTTCCATAACTTCTGGGCACTGGAAGGGGCAGACCGCCAAATGCAAATGATTCACTTCATGAAAAACCTCGCCATCCTCGGCGGGCTTTTGGTGGTCTTCGGACTGGGTCCCGGGCCGGTGAGCATGGATCAAAAGGAGTAA
- a CDS encoding RluA family pseudouridine synthase — translation MSVVVFSSPELLILNKPPGLSLATRRSAPGDVEERLRKLLASEALALGPGPLFLVHRLDVGTTGLVLVARNAATLRLLSQALSQGEIHRSYLALVWGKPRPQEGVWESGLSPDPRDRRKMRVDPAGKKAVTAYRRVAHVPPVSLLLLQPRTGRTHQIRVHLSAAGHPIVGDDLYGGPRHRGVKDPELRRLLAPSHPLLHAWRLQLPEGMTPSVVTAPLPEEFRAVLEALGLSQVVEELAAWAEESASASSAAKASHERP, via the coding sequence GTGAGCGTGGTGGTGTTTTCAAGCCCTGAGCTTTTGATCCTCAACAAACCGCCGGGCCTCAGCTTGGCCACCCGACGAAGCGCCCCCGGCGACGTGGAGGAGCGCCTCCGCAAGCTCTTGGCCTCCGAAGCCTTGGCTTTGGGTCCAGGTCCTTTGTTTTTGGTGCACCGATTGGATGTGGGCACCACAGGACTGGTGCTGGTGGCCCGCAATGCTGCCACGTTACGGCTTTTGTCCCAGGCCCTGTCACAGGGTGAAATCCACCGCAGCTACCTGGCATTAGTCTGGGGAAAACCCCGACCGCAAGAAGGGGTGTGGGAGTCCGGGCTTTCGCCGGATCCCAGGGATCGCCGCAAAATGCGGGTGGACCCGGCAGGCAAAAAAGCCGTGACCGCTTACCGCCGCGTGGCCCATGTTCCCCCTGTGAGCTTGCTTTTATTGCAACCTCGCACTGGCCGCACCCATCAAATTCGCGTGCACCTCTCGGCCGCCGGTCACCCCATCGTGGGCGATGACCTTTACGGAGGACCCAGACACCGTGGCGTCAAGGACCCCGAGCTCCGCCGTCTTTTGGCACCTTCCCATCCGCTGCTCCACGCCTGGCGGTTGCAGCTGCCGGAGGGTATGACCCCCTCGGTGGTCACCGCACCCTTGCCAGAGGAGTTTCGCGCGGTGCTGGAAGCTTTGGGGCTTTCTCAGGTGGTGGAAGAGCTGGCGGCTTGGGCCGAGGAGAGCGCCTCCGCAAGCTCGGCGGCAAAGGCCTCCCATGAGAGACCGTAA
- a CDS encoding DUF1858 domain-containing protein, whose amino-acid sequence MGECLVDRRWTVAELLALYPQAASVFTRHAMACVGCDLSRFDTLAMVAATYGLSWEAFAAELAEALSSAQAASSSTT is encoded by the coding sequence ATGGGTGAATGCCTCGTGGACCGGCGCTGGACGGTGGCTGAGCTCCTGGCCCTCTACCCCCAGGCGGCGAGCGTTTTTACCAGGCATGCCATGGCCTGCGTGGGGTGCGATTTGAGCCGCTTCGACACGCTGGCGATGGTGGCAGCTACTTACGGTCTCTCATGGGAGGCCTTTGCCGCCGAGCTTGCGGAGGCGCTCTCCTCGGCCCAAGCCGCCAGCTCTTCCACCACCTGA
- a CDS encoding VIT domain-containing protein: MSVATKETASGIFVASSQKPLPLMGVKVLAEIRGFSSQVTLQQRFRNAEDVPIEAVYVFPLPEASALFALTVETNGRRITGQVQEREQAFATYDDAIRGGHGAVLVDRERPNVFTVSVGNVLPGQEVTVELRWVAELERSGEAVRFVLPTTVAPRYAPLEDRLGVSPTPAEQVNPPISLDVPYGLEFTAWVSHPHGVREIACPSHQVRVKPEDGGFRVQLTSPVVAMDRDLVLLVTPQKLWEPFTRVAKGADGDRFVAATFVPPVSDLAKKEPREFLFLVDCSGSMEGHSLEHAKQALLAALDELTEADTFDILVFGSTVGSLLGASRPADELWRAKAREAVRALEANLGGTELLPALEFLLNRPLDPTRQRVAIVLTDGEISNEQAILELLRSKRERETRVFMVGVGYGPNEFLIRSLARVGLGAAELVHPNEPISPAIMRHLQRARQPLWTDLEVCWQGSDPEWQAPEELAIFAGEPITVYGCFRDGLPSSVELRATCNGEAVTWALPVVAGEAGEDPSLAILAARAAVRTWEEQLSAPRFGGSNRHDRRQEALRERILRLALRYNLASSLTSFVGVEERQEKSNERAPELRRVPTMLTYGWGGITVASTIQAPASTAAVGIGHELLLRKHDFDNLRFCKPSEEDLRRYEDDLGLVNSEPQDPPFAISQELLEWLETHNFSVDRLPAAMAQKPQLLRATIAAVEPLVTVWVLEIWITDGLSRLVCAARKLSKALLLAPALARLLAAVLLLEALERVGKESPQIAPAFAEDIRKLKEKLRVFQREIKKHLRRYGARFDDELATVRKVLEAEHISPFEVIRWHPIPLDSGPAKVY, from the coding sequence ATGAGCGTTGCAACCAAAGAAACGGCCAGCGGCATTTTCGTGGCGTCCAGCCAAAAGCCGCTGCCTTTGATGGGTGTCAAGGTGTTGGCCGAAATTCGGGGCTTTTCCAGCCAGGTCACGCTTCAGCAGCGCTTTCGCAACGCCGAAGACGTGCCCATCGAAGCCGTGTACGTTTTTCCACTCCCGGAGGCTTCGGCCCTTTTTGCGCTAACCGTGGAAACCAACGGGCGGCGGATTACTGGCCAGGTCCAGGAGAGGGAGCAAGCGTTTGCCACCTACGACGACGCCATCCGCGGCGGTCATGGGGCAGTGCTGGTGGATCGGGAGAGGCCCAACGTGTTCACCGTTTCCGTGGGCAACGTGCTGCCCGGGCAGGAAGTGACGGTGGAACTGCGGTGGGTGGCGGAGCTGGAGCGCAGCGGGGAGGCGGTGCGATTTGTGCTTCCTACCACCGTAGCCCCCAGGTATGCGCCGCTGGAGGACCGGCTGGGGGTGAGCCCAACCCCTGCGGAACAGGTGAACCCGCCGATTAGCCTGGATGTGCCTTACGGGCTTGAGTTCACCGCCTGGGTAAGCCACCCCCACGGCGTGCGCGAAATTGCGTGCCCCTCCCACCAGGTGCGGGTAAAGCCGGAAGACGGCGGCTTCAGGGTACAGCTCACCAGCCCAGTGGTGGCCATGGACCGGGACCTGGTGCTGCTGGTGACCCCACAGAAGCTTTGGGAGCCCTTTACCCGGGTGGCGAAAGGAGCCGACGGCGACCGCTTTGTGGCTGCGACCTTTGTGCCTCCCGTAAGCGATCTGGCCAAAAAAGAGCCGCGGGAGTTCCTCTTTTTGGTGGACTGCTCCGGGTCCATGGAGGGTCATTCCCTGGAACACGCCAAGCAAGCCTTGCTCGCAGCCCTGGACGAACTGACCGAGGCGGATACGTTCGACATTTTGGTGTTTGGCAGCACCGTGGGCAGTTTGCTGGGGGCTTCTCGTCCGGCGGATGAGCTGTGGCGCGCCAAGGCCCGGGAAGCCGTGCGCGCTCTGGAAGCCAATCTGGGGGGAACGGAGCTGCTACCGGCTTTGGAGTTCCTCCTCAACCGGCCGCTGGACCCCACCCGCCAGCGGGTGGCCATCGTGCTCACCGATGGTGAAATCAGCAACGAGCAGGCCATCCTCGAGCTTCTCCGTAGCAAACGGGAGCGTGAAACCCGGGTGTTCATGGTGGGTGTGGGCTACGGACCCAACGAGTTCCTTATCCGCTCCCTGGCCCGGGTCGGCCTTGGCGCCGCTGAGCTGGTTCACCCCAACGAACCCATTAGCCCGGCCATCATGCGCCACCTCCAGCGGGCTCGCCAGCCGCTGTGGACCGACCTGGAGGTTTGCTGGCAGGGTTCGGATCCGGAATGGCAAGCGCCGGAAGAGCTCGCGATCTTTGCCGGCGAACCCATCACGGTGTACGGTTGCTTCCGCGATGGCTTGCCCAGCTCGGTAGAGCTCCGCGCTACCTGTAACGGCGAGGCGGTTACCTGGGCCCTGCCGGTGGTGGCGGGGGAAGCTGGGGAGGACCCCAGCCTGGCTATCCTGGCTGCGCGGGCAGCGGTGCGAACCTGGGAGGAACAGCTGAGCGCCCCGCGTTTTGGGGGTTCCAACCGCCACGATCGCCGTCAGGAGGCCCTGCGGGAGCGGATCCTGCGCCTGGCGCTGCGCTATAACCTGGCCTCTTCCCTTACTTCCTTCGTGGGGGTGGAAGAGCGGCAAGAAAAGAGCAACGAGCGGGCTCCAGAGCTTCGCCGAGTCCCCACCATGCTCACCTACGGATGGGGTGGGATTACCGTGGCGTCAACCATCCAGGCGCCGGCGTCCACCGCAGCGGTGGGCATCGGCCACGAGCTCTTGTTACGAAAGCACGACTTCGATAATCTCCGATTTTGCAAACCCAGCGAGGAAGATTTGCGGCGCTACGAGGACGACCTAGGGTTAGTCAATAGCGAACCGCAGGATCCTCCCTTTGCCATTTCCCAGGAGCTCCTGGAGTGGCTGGAAACGCACAATTTTTCCGTGGACCGCTTACCTGCAGCCATGGCTCAAAAACCCCAATTGCTCCGCGCCACGATCGCCGCTGTGGAACCGCTGGTTACCGTTTGGGTCTTGGAAATCTGGATAACTGACGGTCTCAGTCGTTTGGTCTGTGCCGCACGAAAATTAAGTAAAGCTCTTCTCCTCGCGCCGGCGCTTGCCAGGCTTTTAGCTGCCGTCCTTCTCCTTGAGGCCCTGGAACGGGTGGGAAAGGAGTCTCCTCAGATAGCACCGGCGTTTGCCGAAGATATTCGAAAGCTGAAAGAAAAGCTCCGCGTTTTCCAGAGGGAAATAAAGAAGCACCTCAGGAGGTACGGTGCCCGCTTCGACGACGAGCTTGCTACCGTGCGCAAAGTCCTTGAGGCGGAACACATTTCACCGTTCGAGGTGATCAGGTGGCACCCGATCCCGTTGGACAGTGGTCCTGCGAAGGTCTACTGA
- a CDS encoding MerR family transcriptional regulator gives MSRKRYAIGELAAAAGVSRRTVRYYVQQGLLPAPLGRGRGEHYDDSHLATLLRIKALQEQGLTLEEIKRRFGGNEGLGAPQVSDMAVRLRKPAPGERWLRQTVMPGYELHVQEGFAALDEGQLRRLALTLQELLQDENR, from the coding sequence GTGAGCAGGAAGCGTTACGCCATTGGGGAGCTGGCGGCGGCGGCGGGGGTTTCCCGGCGAACCGTGCGCTACTACGTTCAGCAGGGCCTCCTGCCCGCACCGCTGGGGCGGGGGCGGGGCGAGCACTACGACGACTCCCATTTGGCCACCCTTTTGCGGATCAAGGCTTTGCAGGAGCAGGGGCTGACTTTGGAAGAAATCAAGCGGCGCTTTGGTGGCAACGAGGGGCTAGGTGCGCCACAGGTTTCGGATATGGCGGTGCGCTTGCGAAAGCCTGCCCCTGGGGAACGCTGGCTGCGGCAAACCGTCATGCCCGGTTACGAGCTTCACGTCCAGGAGGGGTTTGCGGCGCTGGACGAAGGGCAGCTGCGACGTCTGGCGCTGACCTTGCAGGAGCTTTTGCAGGATGAAAACCGTTAA